The following proteins are co-located in the Pedobacter frigiditerrae genome:
- a CDS encoding acyl-CoA desaturase produces MIILIFFIAHWFLSLFSQTFFLHRYSSHKMFKMEPFWEKFFYLILLISQGSSFLNPRAYAILHRMHHAYSDTEKDPHSPHFFKDVFGMMIATKNMYMNYLKHKIEPEPAFRGNYPEWPLVDRIGDSWIWRVACGLFYIGFYIAFAEYWWMYLLLPIHFLMGPLHGAIVNWCGHKYGYSNHDNDDHSKNSLPWDFLLMGELFQNNHHKKPNSPKFSSKWWEFDPTYPVMKVLHWMRIIRIRKV; encoded by the coding sequence ATGATAATTTTAATCTTCTTTATTGCCCACTGGTTTTTATCGCTATTTAGTCAAACATTTTTCCTGCATCGTTACTCTTCGCATAAAATGTTTAAGATGGAGCCTTTCTGGGAAAAATTCTTTTACTTAATCTTACTGATTTCTCAAGGTTCATCTTTTTTAAATCCAAGAGCTTACGCCATTTTGCATAGAATGCATCACGCCTACAGCGACACGGAAAAAGACCCACACTCGCCACATTTTTTTAAAGATGTTTTCGGGATGATGATTGCTACGAAAAATATGTACATGAACTATTTAAAGCATAAAATAGAACCAGAACCAGCTTTTAGAGGTAATTATCCTGAATGGCCTTTGGTAGATAGAATTGGCGATTCTTGGATTTGGAGAGTTGCTTGTGGTTTATTTTACATAGGTTTTTATATTGCTTTTGCAGAATATTGGTGGATGTATCTATTACTGCCAATCCACTTTTTAATGGGCCCATTACACGGTGCTATTGTTAATTGGTGCGGACATAAATATGGTTACTCGAACCATGACAACGACGACCACAGTAAAAACTCTTTACCTTGGGATTTCTTGTTGATGGGCGAATTATTCCAAAACAATCACCATAAAAAGCCAAACAGTCCAAAGTTCTCGTCTAAGTGGTGGGAGTTTGACCCAACATATCCAGTAATGAAGGTTTTACACTGGATGAGGATTATTCGAATTAGGAAGGTATAA
- a CDS encoding response regulator transcription factor, which translates to MTIQIILADDHPVVLKGISAHFSQDDRFKVTAMVNNGLELLNSLVLEKADVILLDLNMPGLDGLKAITALKEKGIKAKIIVLTNYHSFELVKDCKLRGASAYIVKSDELQNLASTILNVMAGKEVFPNFDEKEIQDVSFSYFDDFLKKYRLTKREVEIIRLVCQNLRTKDIAERLYLSEFTVHTHRKNIMRKLELSDSTVALYEFAIKANLIS; encoded by the coding sequence ATGACGATACAGATAATATTAGCCGATGACCATCCTGTTGTTTTAAAGGGTATAAGTGCTCATTTTAGTCAAGATGATCGCTTTAAAGTCACTGCTATGGTTAATAACGGCTTGGAACTGCTTAATTCATTGGTTTTAGAGAAAGCTGACGTTATTTTGCTAGACTTAAACATGCCTGGTCTTGATGGCTTAAAAGCAATAACTGCACTTAAGGAAAAAGGAATAAAGGCAAAAATCATAGTTTTAACTAATTATCATTCTTTTGAACTGGTTAAAGATTGTAAACTCCGTGGCGCTAGTGCTTATATTGTGAAATCTGATGAATTACAAAACTTAGCCAGCACTATTTTAAATGTAATGGCTGGTAAGGAAGTTTTCCCTAATTTCGATGAAAAAGAAATTCAAGATGTTAGTTTTTCTTATTTCGATGATTTTCTTAAAAAATACCGTCTTACCAAAAGAGAGGTAGAAATCATAAGATTGGTTTGCCAAAATTTAAGAACTAAAGACATTGCAGAGCGATTATATTTATCTGAATTTACAGTACATACGCATAGAAAAAACATCATGCGTAAACTAGAGTTATCAGACTCCACTGTTGCCCTTTATGAATTTGCCATAAAGGCAAATCTGATAAGTTAG
- a CDS encoding DUF1295 domain-containing protein, with protein MDYKHLLFIALISLIACCTIMFLVWLWAKKIKNAGVVDVFWALNFPVITIITFFLSEGFEARKLLICGIFLIAELRLGLHLWQRVIGHLNEEEGRYEQLRKEWGEKADRNFFFFFQFQAISNVILAIPFFIITANTTPEISILEYIGLGIWVIAFIGEMIADNQLAKFKNDPKNKGKVCDTGLWHYSRHPNYFFEWLTWMAYFIFALATPWGILAIISPAIILYLLLKVTGVPNNEEQNLRSKPVAYKKYQETTSAFFPWGKKNR; from the coding sequence ATGGATTACAAACATCTACTTTTTATCGCACTCATCTCTCTAATTGCCTGTTGCACCATTATGTTTTTGGTTTGGCTTTGGGCTAAAAAAATTAAAAATGCTGGTGTTGTTGATGTATTTTGGGCGCTTAATTTTCCAGTAATTACCATCATTACTTTTTTTCTGTCAGAAGGATTTGAAGCTCGTAAACTTTTAATCTGCGGTATCTTTTTAATAGCTGAACTAAGATTAGGGCTACATCTTTGGCAACGTGTAATTGGTCATTTAAACGAGGAGGAAGGTCGTTACGAGCAACTGCGTAAAGAATGGGGTGAAAAAGCAGATAGGAATTTCTTCTTTTTCTTTCAGTTCCAAGCCATATCAAATGTAATTTTAGCTATTCCATTTTTTATCATTACTGCCAATACAACTCCAGAAATATCAATATTAGAATACATCGGATTAGGTATTTGGGTAATTGCTTTTATTGGAGAAATGATAGCCGACAACCAATTGGCGAAATTTAAAAATGACCCTAAAAATAAAGGCAAGGTTTGCGATACAGGTTTATGGCATTATAGTAGGCATCCCAATTATTTTTTTGAATGGTTAACATGGATGGCCTATTTCATTTTTGCCTTAGCCACTCCGTGGGGAATTTTGGCAATCATCAGCCCTGCGATAATTTTATATCTATTGCTAAAAGTAACAGGTGTACCCAATAACGAAGAACAGAATTTACGCAGTAAACCTGTGGCTTATAAAAAATACCAAGAAACAACTAGTGCTTTTTTTCCTTGGGGAAAAAAAAACAGGTAA
- a CDS encoding ATP-binding protein: MLIWSNVVIHVQGVKIISLQWMLLLIIMGYYLLGTKWGIFYSLISLLFMLSYFALFGRNAMTTVSAVDANSFGFITVFSFNFLLIMYVQYHFFSAFNLTIKRLNEKQAEEKSLNEKLTAAIIIAEQSTKAKSYFLSTISHELRTPLNGVIGMTDVLLLDNPREDQMENLGMLKFSANNLLSLINDVLDINKIESGKITMEKTPFLIYQLVNSIYAGFKLKANEKNLSFTLKIDENLKDIAVIGDPTRLTQILVNLIDNALKFTSVGNVYIIVSFKENEEDKIKLYFRISDTGIGIPQDKQELIFESFSQASSSTTRKYGGTGLGLAIVKNLLELHQSKITTRSKVGEGTSFEFEINYKLHNLEINTNETTDYKNNNEMDISNLNILVAEDNQMNILLMRKLLAKWDIKPDFAANGSEAVEAFKAKNYDLILMDIHMPLMDGYEATAIIRADENKNKAEVPIIALTASVALDVRNKIAEAGINDFVSKPFNPEELRGKLEEIASRK; this comes from the coding sequence ATGTTGATATGGTCAAATGTAGTTATACATGTTCAAGGCGTAAAAATAATCTCACTACAATGGATGTTGTTATTGATTATAATGGGTTATTATTTATTGGGTACTAAATGGGGAATTTTTTATTCCTTGATTAGCTTACTATTTATGCTCTCTTACTTTGCCCTTTTCGGCAGAAATGCAATGACAACTGTAAGTGCAGTCGATGCAAATAGTTTTGGTTTCATTACGGTCTTTTCCTTTAATTTTTTGCTAATCATGTATGTTCAATATCATTTCTTTAGTGCGTTTAACCTCACTATTAAAAGATTAAATGAAAAACAAGCAGAAGAAAAATCACTAAATGAAAAATTAACAGCAGCTATCATCATCGCAGAACAATCTACAAAGGCAAAGTCTTATTTTTTATCTACAATTTCTCATGAGCTAAGAACTCCACTAAATGGAGTTATTGGCATGACTGATGTGCTATTATTAGACAATCCCAGAGAAGACCAAATGGAAAATCTTGGTATGTTGAAATTTTCAGCTAATAACTTATTATCATTAATTAACGATGTTTTAGATATTAATAAAATTGAATCAGGGAAAATTACAATGGAAAAAACTCCATTTTTAATTTATCAATTAGTTAATAGTATTTATGCTGGATTTAAGCTTAAAGCAAATGAAAAAAACTTGAGTTTTACGTTAAAAATAGATGAAAACCTAAAAGATATCGCTGTTATTGGAGATCCAACGAGGCTCACTCAAATACTCGTAAACTTAATAGACAATGCTTTAAAATTCACTTCAGTTGGAAATGTGTATATAATTGTTTCGTTTAAAGAAAATGAAGAAGATAAAATAAAACTGTACTTTCGTATTAGTGATACTGGTATTGGCATCCCCCAAGATAAGCAAGAATTAATTTTCGAATCTTTTTCTCAAGCTTCTAGCAGCACAACACGCAAATATGGCGGCACCGGACTTGGCCTTGCTATTGTTAAGAACTTATTAGAATTACATCAAAGTAAAATCACCACTAGAAGCAAGGTAGGAGAAGGAACATCATTTGAATTTGAAATTAACTATAAGTTACATAATTTAGAGATAAACACAAACGAAACAACAGACTATAAAAACAACAATGAAATGGATATTAGCAATTTAAATATATTGGTAGCCGAAGACAATCAAATGAATATTCTTTTGATGAGAAAACTTCTGGCTAAATGGGATATTAAACCAGACTTTGCTGCAAATGGTTCTGAAGCAGTGGAGGCTTTTAAAGCAAAAAACTATGACCTCATTTTAATGGACATCCATATGCCTTTAATGGATGGATATGAAGCCACTGCCATCATTAGAGCTGATGAAAACAAGAATAAAGCTGAGGTTCCAATTATTGCTTTAACTGCTTCTGTAGCATTAGATGTTAGAAATAAAATAGCCGAGGCTGGAATTAATGATTTTGTTTCTAAACCATTTAACCCTGAGGAACTGAGAGGAAAACTAGAAGAGATTGCATCTAGGAAGTAA
- a CDS encoding ATP-binding protein, which yields MRSKSSIIIRLAVLLLLFLAGNFASAQTIGPAPAPRDISEIKQMPASADKIIQLIRYARNPRVIYNDEIKQLLEEALQMAQELKKDDLIVGLISTKAIIELGLGNQETAITFIKQAETYLPKLNDTQAASLYGDLARIYNRTGNTEKASFYFDKIESLTKDKPLLIFQRVINLRNRTNLDVRTGNYEKVKSNYELAIKLSKESNNPALLKDTRFAYANTLLNFRKDDEAFSILKDLIPELENSINDKTGTFLEILSRNYEKTGDYKNAFIYSEKAFNLPNATVQQRGNNINRMILLSFLLKNYSNFDSYYLEHKKYGMDQNSLHSKKQYQLAKSRYFDAKENIKFAKNNYLKALKFEMGEQLTPSLDVEILTGLANIYAREGNTDSASFYLRKAENALKKYNLPPAARLIYANALKNFSQYKPVSQDTLLKNLEQEMHLKDTLYQMRLSKITDELGTKYSVTEKQRELELAKKQQQLQTLEIKQQKQKNWITIIGSIIGVLIFAGIAYFIHQKKERALIIYNAELNDLKNQHRIDIMNTLTDAQEQEKKRIAERLHDEVGAMLSIAKLNINTLKEDVFAVDSDADKKLQVTKNLMNDISDTVRNISHNLMPIALEKYGFKTAILDLLKSIKAANSLNVEYLIEGLEKTENWPQNFILSTYRIIQEILNNAIKHAEATHLLVQIIELENAITIYIEDNGKGIEPENLDKDGAGMKLLKTNVDYLSGKLEINGKPNEGTFALIELPIPKPTEA from the coding sequence ATGCGCTCAAAATCATCAATTATAATAAGACTTGCTGTTTTATTACTGCTTTTTTTGGCAGGTAATTTCGCTAGTGCGCAAACTATAGGACCAGCTCCTGCACCAAGAGACATCTCCGAAATTAAACAAATGCCAGCATCGGCTGATAAAATTATACAGTTGATCCGATATGCCCGTAACCCAAGGGTTATTTATAACGATGAGATTAAGCAATTATTAGAAGAGGCATTACAAATGGCACAGGAATTAAAAAAAGACGACCTCATAGTTGGTTTAATTTCCACAAAGGCAATTATAGAACTGGGCTTAGGCAATCAAGAAACTGCAATTACTTTCATCAAACAAGCCGAAACATACTTACCTAAACTAAATGATACTCAAGCGGCCAGCTTATATGGCGATTTAGCAAGAATTTATAATAGGACTGGAAATACAGAAAAAGCATCTTTTTATTTTGATAAAATTGAATCATTAACAAAAGATAAGCCGTTGCTTATTTTTCAGCGGGTAATTAATTTAAGGAATAGAACAAATTTAGACGTAAGAACCGGAAACTATGAGAAAGTAAAGTCTAATTATGAATTAGCTATTAAATTATCTAAAGAAAGTAATAATCCTGCTTTATTAAAAGACACACGTTTTGCTTATGCAAACACTCTTTTAAATTTCCGTAAAGATGATGAAGCATTTTCGATATTAAAAGACCTAATCCCTGAATTGGAAAATTCAATTAATGATAAGACAGGGACGTTTTTAGAAATACTATCTAGAAACTACGAGAAAACAGGTGATTACAAAAATGCTTTTATCTACTCAGAAAAAGCATTTAACTTACCAAATGCAACTGTTCAACAAAGGGGGAATAATATAAACAGAATGATTTTATTATCCTTTTTATTGAAGAATTATAGCAATTTCGACAGCTATTACCTAGAGCATAAGAAATATGGAATGGACCAAAATAGCTTACATTCTAAAAAGCAATATCAACTAGCCAAAAGTAGGTATTTTGATGCCAAGGAGAACATAAAATTTGCCAAAAACAATTACTTGAAGGCCTTAAAATTTGAAATGGGCGAACAACTGACACCAAGCCTTGATGTTGAGATTTTAACTGGCTTAGCAAATATTTATGCTCGTGAAGGCAACACAGATTCTGCCTCATTTTATTTAAGAAAGGCAGAAAATGCATTAAAAAAATATAATTTACCCCCTGCAGCAAGATTAATCTATGCCAATGCCCTTAAAAACTTTAGTCAATATAAGCCTGTTAGTCAAGATACCTTGCTTAAAAACCTTGAGCAAGAAATGCATTTAAAAGATACCTTATACCAAATGCGTTTATCTAAAATTACTGATGAGCTTGGAACAAAATATAGCGTAACAGAAAAGCAACGTGAACTAGAATTAGCTAAAAAACAACAACAACTCCAGACCTTAGAAATTAAACAACAAAAACAAAAAAATTGGATAACCATAATAGGTTCTATTATTGGTGTTTTAATTTTTGCTGGGATAGCTTATTTTATACATCAGAAAAAAGAACGAGCATTGATTATTTATAATGCAGAATTAAACGATTTAAAGAATCAGCACAGAATTGACATCATGAATACCTTAACGGATGCACAAGAGCAAGAAAAGAAAAGAATTGCCGAACGCTTACATGATGAGGTTGGTGCCATGCTTTCTATAGCTAAGCTTAACATTAACACTTTAAAAGAAGATGTTTTTGCAGTAGATAGTGATGCCGATAAAAAATTACAGGTTACTAAAAATTTAATGAATGACATTAGTGATACTGTAAGGAATATTAGCCATAATTTAATGCCGATTGCTTTAGAAAAATATGGATTTAAAACTGCTATATTAGACTTACTTAAGTCTATAAAGGCAGCAAATAGCTTAAATGTAGAATATTTGATTGAAGGTTTGGAAAAAACTGAAAACTGGCCGCAAAACTTCATATTGAGCACGTACAGAATTATTCAAGAAATATTAAATAACGCAATTAAACACGCAGAAGCAACCCATCTATTGGTACAAATAATAGAATTGGAGAACGCCATTACCATTTACATTGAAGATAATGGAAAAGGCATTGAACCTGAAAACCTTGATAAAGATGGGGCTGGAATGAAGCTTTTAAAAACAAACGTTGATTATTTATCAGGAAAATTGGAAATAAATGGAAAGCCAAATGAGGGAACTTTTGCACTGATAGAATTACCGATACCAAAACCAACGGAAGCATGA
- a CDS encoding DUF1475 family protein — translation MITALKVIFSVLLVWVTYIVISTSLESSLFKEWDFLGSIPWMRATLWDFYANIFIITLWMFYKEKNIIPKISWLILFVCLGSIATCAYVLIKLFRLKPGEGVEQLIGKKG, via the coding sequence ATGATTACAGCCTTAAAAGTTATTTTTTCAGTTTTATTAGTTTGGGTAACTTACATTGTTATTAGTACCAGTTTAGAAAGTTCGCTATTTAAAGAATGGGATTTTTTGGGCTCAATCCCTTGGATGAGGGCAACACTTTGGGATTTTTATGCGAATATTTTCATCATCACTCTGTGGATGTTTTATAAGGAGAAAAATATTATTCCTAAAATCTCTTGGCTAATTTTATTCGTATGTTTAGGTAGCATTGCAACTTGTGCTTATGTGCTGATTAAATTATTCAGACTTAAACCAGGTGAAGGCGTAGAACAATTAATTGGGAAAAAGGGTTAA
- a CDS encoding arylsulfatase, producing the protein MLNKLIATSFIILCSLNLTFAQKQAKPNIVFILADDLGYGDLSCYGQKKFSTPNIDKLAAKGIKFTQFYAGTSVCAPSRSSLLSGQHTGHTYVRGNKEVQPEGQQPIPDSVSTIAEQFKKAGYATAIFGKWGLGFVGTSGDPNKQGFDTFYGYNCQRESHRFYPSHLWENDKKVILKGNDELQNLITYAPDLIQGQALSFLDKNKDKPFFLYLTYTLPHAELIVPNDDIFAKFDGKFPEKAFKGQDYGIGATPAGYVSQAKPHATFAAMVTRLDKYVGQVMDKLKALGIDDNTLIVFTSDNGPHTEGGADPAFFNSSGGFRGVKRDLYEGGIRVPFIANWPQKIKSPSVNNHIGAFWDLYPTFSELLGLKQNSYTDGVSILPSILGEKSQKQHDYLYWEFHENNGRQAVRKNNWKGVYLNLKTKNAKFELYDLDKDPQEKNDVALIYPEVVKELKDIMKKAHDESTVYPLFSATK; encoded by the coding sequence ATGTTGAATAAATTAATTGCAACTAGCTTTATCATTTTATGCTCCCTTAATTTAACTTTTGCTCAAAAGCAAGCTAAACCAAATATAGTTTTCATTCTAGCTGACGATTTAGGTTATGGGGATTTGAGTTGTTATGGTCAAAAAAAGTTCTCTACACCAAACATTGATAAATTGGCAGCTAAAGGAATAAAGTTTACTCAATTTTATGCTGGCACCAGTGTTTGTGCACCATCAAGGTCGTCTCTCCTATCAGGTCAGCATACTGGTCATACTTATGTTCGCGGTAACAAAGAAGTACAACCAGAAGGCCAACAACCCATACCAGATTCTGTAAGTACCATTGCCGAGCAATTTAAAAAAGCAGGTTATGCTACCGCGATATTTGGCAAATGGGGTTTGGGTTTTGTGGGCACATCAGGCGACCCTAACAAACAAGGCTTTGATACCTTTTATGGTTATAATTGCCAAAGAGAATCTCATCGGTTTTATCCAAGCCACCTTTGGGAGAATGACAAAAAAGTCATCCTAAAAGGAAATGATGAATTACAAAACCTCATAACTTATGCACCTGATTTAATTCAAGGCCAAGCCTTAAGCTTTCTTGACAAGAATAAGGATAAACCTTTTTTCTTATACCTTACTTATACCTTGCCTCATGCGGAGCTAATTGTACCAAACGATGATATCTTCGCAAAATTTGATGGGAAATTTCCAGAAAAAGCTTTTAAAGGTCAGGATTATGGCATAGGCGCAACACCAGCTGGATATGTTTCTCAAGCTAAACCTCACGCAACATTTGCAGCTATGGTAACCAGGTTAGATAAATATGTTGGCCAAGTAATGGACAAATTGAAGGCACTTGGAATTGATGATAACACATTAATTGTTTTTACAAGTGACAATGGCCCACATACTGAAGGTGGTGCCGATCCTGCATTTTTTAATAGTTCTGGTGGATTTAGAGGCGTTAAAAGAGATTTATATGAAGGTGGCATTCGTGTTCCTTTTATTGCGAATTGGCCTCAAAAAATAAAAAGCCCATCTGTAAACAACCACATTGGCGCTTTTTGGGATTTATATCCAACTTTTTCTGAGTTGTTAGGCTTAAAACAAAACAGTTATACTGATGGTGTGTCTATTTTGCCAAGTATTTTAGGTGAGAAAAGCCAAAAACAGCACGATTATTTATATTGGGAGTTTCATGAGAATAATGGTAGGCAAGCAGTTAGAAAAAATAATTGGAAAGGTGTTTACTTAAATTTGAAAACAAAAAACGCAAAGTTTGAGCTTTATGATTTAGATAAAGATCCTCAAGAAAAAAACGATGTTGCATTAATTTATCCAGAAGTTGTTAAAGAACTTAAAGATATCATGAAAAAGGCTCATGATGAAAGTACTGTTTATCCGCTTTTTAGCGCTACTAAATAA
- a CDS encoding phosphoheptose isomerase — protein METKKTEIFDTVAQRLQIEGFNIVNRDETRPWGGFFVIDEAQAQQFADTYFDGLDVDSLKIGGKLSPKILIVAPNTRLSWQYHHRRAEIWQVVTGTVGIKTSQTDEEGEVKEYHPTDQIKLQQGERHRLIGLNDWGVVAEIWQHTDAENPSDESDIVRVQDDFGR, from the coding sequence ATGGAAACTAAAAAGACAGAAATATTCGATACCGTTGCTCAACGTTTGCAAATTGAAGGTTTTAATATCGTAAACCGTGATGAAACTCGTCCTTGGGGTGGTTTTTTTGTAATTGATGAAGCACAAGCACAACAATTTGCAGATACTTATTTTGATGGTTTAGACGTAGATAGCCTAAAAATTGGAGGAAAATTAAGTCCAAAAATTTTAATAGTAGCACCAAACACTCGCCTTTCTTGGCAATATCATCACCGCAGAGCCGAAATTTGGCAAGTGGTAACAGGTACAGTTGGTATTAAAACTAGCCAGACTGATGAAGAAGGCGAAGTAAAAGAATATCATCCAACAGACCAAATCAAATTACAACAAGGCGAACGTCATCGTTTAATTGGCTTAAATGATTGGGGTGTTGTAGCAGAGATTTGGCAACATACCGATGCAGAAAACCCTTCTGATGAGAGCGACATTGTTCGTGTTCAAGACGATTTCGGTAGATAA
- a CDS encoding DUF2911 domain-containing protein translates to MKKLLLIALLLGAHQVFAQLQPLTTPNAGGNKKASVSENIGLCEVKIDYNRPGVKGREGKIWGTNLAFYGLTDQQFGASKAAPWRVGANESTTISFSTDVMVEGKVLPAGKYGLFMNCSEKETIVIFNKNTTAWGSFSYDPADDVLQVTVKNETLDKGVEWMKFEFENQTDNSAAIALLWEKRRIPFKVQVDLLKTQFASFKRELETPKGFSSSALLQAANFCLRNNYELAQGSIWADKAMGSSFPGERNFLTLSAKANYLIKENKIADADVLMKEAITYGTAPQLNAYANSLMAQKKEKEAATIYLLNYTKYPTVFVTNYSLAKMYVATNQKEKAIKLAKSALQYSNNEAQKTMTESLIKELGG, encoded by the coding sequence ATGAAAAAATTGCTACTAATTGCATTGTTGTTGGGCGCTCATCAGGTATTTGCACAATTACAACCTTTAACTACTCCTAATGCTGGCGGTAATAAAAAGGCATCTGTTTCTGAAAACATCGGGCTTTGTGAGGTAAAAATAGATTATAATCGTCCAGGAGTTAAAGGTAGAGAAGGTAAGATTTGGGGGACTAACTTAGCTTTTTACGGTTTAACGGACCAACAATTTGGTGCTAGTAAAGCAGCTCCATGGCGGGTTGGTGCAAATGAAAGTACGACAATCAGTTTTTCTACAGATGTAATGGTAGAAGGCAAGGTGCTCCCAGCAGGAAAATATGGCCTTTTTATGAATTGCAGCGAAAAAGAAACTATCGTTATTTTTAATAAGAATACCACTGCCTGGGGCAGTTTTAGTTATGATCCAGCTGATGATGTATTGCAGGTAACTGTTAAAAACGAAACTTTAGACAAAGGTGTAGAATGGATGAAGTTCGAGTTTGAGAACCAGACCGACAATAGTGCTGCGATTGCATTGCTTTGGGAAAAGCGCCGAATTCCATTCAAAGTACAAGTTGATTTATTGAAAACTCAGTTTGCAAGCTTTAAACGTGAACTCGAAACCCCGAAAGGCTTTTCTTCCAGCGCCTTGCTTCAGGCTGCTAATTTCTGTTTACGCAACAACTACGAACTAGCACAAGGCTCAATTTGGGCTGATAAAGCGATGGGTTCGTCTTTTCCAGGAGAGCGTAATTTTCTTACGTTAAGTGCAAAAGCCAATTACCTGATTAAAGAAAATAAGATTGCAGATGCCGATGTATTGATGAAAGAAGCCATTACTTACGGAACTGCTCCACAGCTTAATGCCTATGCTAATTCGCTAATGGCTCAGAAAAAGGAAAAGGAGGCTGCCACAATTTATTTATTAAACTATACAAAATATCCGACTGTCTTTGTGACTAATTATAGCTTAGCAAAAATGTATGTAGCAACCAATCAGAAGGAAAAAGCTATCAAACTTGCCAAATCTGCATTACAATATTCAAATAATGAAGCACAGAAAACAATGACAGAAAGTTTAATTAAAGAGCTTGGTGGCTAA
- a CDS encoding class I SAM-dependent methyltransferase — MWYDKLIENDKLPDSVLRAGMRKLLKQRLADETLGDEELQQRKFINLVDELKASPIAVNTADANEQHYELPTKFFQYCLGKNLKYSSGYWNPGVKDIDTSEDDMLALTCKRADLQSGQNVLELGCGWGSLSLYMSAKFPESKFTVVSNSATQKIFIDETAKQQGIQNLTVLTADMNTFTIADSFDRVVSVEMFEHMRNYKLLLAKVSSFLKPDGKLFVHIFTHKTLAYKYEVVDESDWMSKYFFTGGIMPSNHLFFYFNDDLKISKHWVVNGTNYGKTSEAWLSNMDKHKKEIMPILENTYGKNQAVKWWVYWRLFYMACAELFNYNKGNEWMVCHYLFEKK, encoded by the coding sequence ATGTGGTACGATAAACTAATAGAAAACGATAAATTACCAGACTCGGTTTTGCGAGCTGGCATGAGAAAATTGCTAAAACAGCGCTTGGCGGATGAAACTTTAGGCGACGAAGAATTGCAGCAACGTAAATTCATTAATTTGGTTGATGAATTGAAAGCTTCGCCAATAGCTGTTAATACCGCTGATGCCAATGAGCAACATTACGAATTGCCGACGAAATTTTTTCAATATTGTTTAGGCAAAAATCTGAAATATAGTAGTGGCTATTGGAACCCAGGTGTAAAAGATATTGATACTTCTGAAGATGACATGTTGGCTTTAACTTGTAAAAGAGCAGATTTACAAAGTGGACAAAATGTTTTGGAATTAGGTTGTGGCTGGGGTTCATTGTCGTTATATATGTCGGCGAAATTTCCAGAAAGTAAGTTTACGGTAGTTTCAAATTCTGCAACACAGAAAATTTTTATTGATGAAACTGCAAAACAACAAGGCATCCAAAACCTAACTGTTCTAACTGCAGATATGAATACTTTTACCATTGCCGATAGTTTTGACAGGGTAGTTTCTGTAGAAATGTTTGAGCACATGCGCAATTACAAATTGCTTTTGGCAAAAGTTTCATCGTTCTTAAAACCCGATGGGAAACTGTTCGTACATATTTTTACGCATAAAACCTTAGCTTACAAATATGAGGTAGTTGATGAAAGCGATTGGATGAGTAAGTACTTTTTTACTGGCGGCATAATGCCATCCAACCATTTGTTTTTCTACTTTAATGACGATTTAAAAATTAGCAAACATTGGGTAGTAAATGGAACCAATTACGGCAAAACTTCTGAAGCTTGGTTAAGCAACATGGATAAACATAAAAAGGAAATTATGCCAATTTTAGAGAATACTTATGGCAAAAACCAAGCTGTAAAATGGTGGGTTTACTGGCGTTTGTTTTATATGGCTTGTGCCGAATTGTTTAATTACAATAAAGGTAACGAATGGATGGTTTGTCATTATTTGTTTGAGAAGAAATAA